The region CTTACCGCATTGTGATTGTTATACGTTTGGTCATCCTGTGTTTCTTCTTCCATTTTAGAATCTTGACCCCAGCTTATGATGCATTCCCCCTGTGGCTTATATCTGTGATCTGTGAGATATGGTTTGGTGTGTCTTGGATACTTGATCAGTTCCCCAAATGGCTCCCTATTACTCGGGAGACCTACCTCGATCGCCTCGCCTTAAGGTTTGAGCGCGAGGGCGAGCCTAGCAAGCTCCTCCCGGTTGATTTCTTTGTCAGTTCAGTGGATCCTCTTAAGGAGCCTCCCATTATAACAGCAAACACCGTGCTTTCAATCTTGTCTGTTGACTATCCGGTGGAGAAGGTGAGTTGCTATGTGTCAGATGATGGCGCATCCATGCTTCTGTTTGACGCATTGGCTGAGACTGCTGAGTTCGCGAGGAGGTGGGTTCCCTTCTGCAAGAAGTACAGCATTGAGCCAAGGGCACCTGAGTTCTACTTCTCCGAGAAGATTGACTACCTCAAGGATAAGGTTCAGCCTACTTTTGTGAAGGATCGTAGGGCCATGAAGGTAAGTCATGCCAATTTGTGTGTTCTGTTATCATTTGATGGATCGGTCTTCAAGTGTGTTTAACTGTTTCAGAGAGAATATGAAGAGTTCAAAGTAAGAATAAATGCCTTGGTGTCTAAGGCTCAGAAGAAACCAGAAGAAGGATGGGTTATGCAAGATGGCACGCCGTGGCCAGGGAACAACACCCGTGATCACCCTGGCATGATTCAGGTACAAAAACTACTGTTATGAAAAAAATGTACTCCTGGAATGATGCTTATGTTCTATATCAACTGGTTGATTTATAATTAGGAATTCTAGTGATCCTGGTATAGTGTAAGTGACAGAGAAGCTTTCTCTGTTGCAGGTCTATTTGGGGGCTGAAGGTGCACTTGATATCGAAGGCAAGGAACTCCCGCGGCTAGTGTATGTGTCACGTGAGAAACGCCCAGGCTATCAGCACCACAAGAAGGCTGGGGCAATGAATGCACTGGTAAGTGGCAGCTATTCAAACATCTCGCTGCAGTTTTCACTTAGTGCGACATTCATCAGGCTGAGTTTTGGGACCTTTTATATGTGCAATCAACAGATTCGAGTTTCTGCAGTGCTTACTAATGCACCATTCATGTTGAACCTGGATTGTGATCACTACGTCAACAACAGCAAGGCTGTCCGGGAAGCTATGTGCTTTTTGATGGATCCCCAAGTTGGGAAGAAGCTCTGCTATGTCCAGTTTCCACAGAGGTTTGATGGAATTGATCGCCATGATAGATATGCTAACCGCAATGTTGTCTTCTTTGATGTAAGTTGTGCAGTACATAGTTGCATTTTCATGCGTTTTGAATGTTAATAAGAACTACATGTGCACTTCTTTCTTAATCCATATAGTTATTTTGATCTGAACATCTAAACTCTGATACTACAAAATGCCATTTTACAGATCAACATGAAAGGCCTCGATGGCATCCAAGGACCTGTATATGTTGGAACTGGGTGTGTCTTTAACAGGCAGGCATTGTATGGCTATGATCCACCAGCATCTGAGAAGCGGGCCAAGATGACTTGTGACTGCTGGCCAAAATGGTGCTGCTGCTGTTGTGGTGGATCACGGAAGCCAAAGTCTAAGAAGAAAGGACTTAAGGCTCTGCTTGGTCTTGGAGGACTGTAtagcaagaagaagaaaatgatggGTAAACAGTACACAAGGAAAGCATCTGGTCCAGCTTTTGATCTTGAGGAGATCGAAGAAGGTTTCGAAGGATATGATGACTTGGAAAAATCATCACTTATGTCCCAAAAGAATTTTGAGAAAAGGTTTGGAATGTCACCAGTTTTCATTGCATCGACTCTAATGGAGGAAGGTGGTCGGCCTGAGGGGAGTAGTCCAACTGCACTTATCAAAGAAGCCATTCATGTTATTAGTTGTGGGTATGAAGAAAAAACTGAATGGGGTAAAGAGGTAAGTCGAAACACTAAGGTCATTTCTGATATTAATAAAACTGGGTTTGCATCTACATGTTAATAATACCTTTTAAACTCGTTTGATCAACAGCTTGGATGGATTTATGGTTCAATTACGGAAGACATTTTGACAGGCTTCAAAATGCACTGTAGAGGATGGAGGTCTGTGTACTGCACACCCAAGAGAGCGGCTTTCAAGGGATCAGCTCCAATCAATCTGTCCGATAGGTTGCACCAAGTTCTTAGATGGGCTCTTGGTTCTGTTGAAATCTTTCTTAGTCGTCATTGTCCACTTTGGTATGGTTATGGAGGAAAGCTTAAATGGCTTGAGAGGCTTGCTTATATCAACACCATCGTGTACCCATTCACTTCCATTGCTCTAGTGGCCTACTGTACGCTCCCAGCAGTGTGTCTCCTTACTGGAAAATTTATTGTTCCAACTGTAAGTATCATCAACCTCAAAAAATCACTGcacaatatatttaaattaattgattggTTATAGTTTTTTCGAATCCATACCTAAAATTtttaacttagggcataaagcTGATGTGATTAGTATTGGAGACTGTTGCTGATATGTTCTTTACACTTCATGCAGCTGAACAACCTGGCCAGCATATGGTTTATTGCACTTTTTATGTCCATCATAGCAACAGGTGTACTTGAGCTCCGATGGAGTGGAGTTAGCATTGAGGATTGGTGGCGCAATGAACAATTTTGGGTCATTGGTGGTGTCTCAGCACATCTCTTTGCAGTTTTCCAAGGTCTTCTCAAGGTCCTTGCAGGAGTTGATACAAACTTCACAGTCACGTCAAAAACAGCAGATGATTCTGAGTTCGGGGAGCTCTACCTCTTCAAATGGACAACTCTTCTTATTCCACCAACGACGTTAATCATCATAAATATAGTTGGTGTAGTGGCGGGAATTTCTGGTGCGATTAACAACGGTTACGGCTCATGGGGTCCTCTCTTTGGGAAGCTCTTCTTTGCCTTCTGGGTTATTGTTCATCTTTATCCATTCCTCAAGGGATTGATGGGCAGGCAAAACAGGACTCCGACGATTGTGGTTCTTTGGTCAATTCTTCTAGCTTCAATCTTCTCACTTGTTTGGGTCCGAATCGATCCTTTCTTGCCCAAACAAACTGGCCCCATCCTCAAACAATGTGGAGTGGATTGCTAGACCCCATCATACAATAAGCTGTCCTATTGCTCTCATCCTTTTTGCTCGTTCCGCTTATATCTTGTTATGTGTAGTGCGTTGTGTCATCAACATTAGTGAAACCATGATGCTTGGATCTCTGAGACGAATGGTTTCACATCTGCCCATTTTTTACTCCTTGGATGATGTAAATCAATTGTCAATTTCATCTACTTCAATGCTGGATTCTAATGCAACTATTGCTCCATCTTACTTATAGTTTCTCAAAATTGTCTCATAATTCTGATTTAGAGTTTCTTTTGGTTGTCTTCTTCAGTAAATCGGTTGTATCTTATTCGTCTTACACGTTGTAAAATAGAATCGAATGTGGAAAATAAATACTGACATTAAAGAAGAGGAATTGCTTAAAGACTACATCGTATTGGCTTGGGTAGTATAAAACACATATGTCTTCCTATATATGTCTTCTCATATAGGAAAACAAGAGTTTGTATCTTCCTATAGAAGGCATATTGCCTTGGGATGCAATTAAAATAAGTTCGTCTgattctctcatctctcatttCTTGAGCCAAGAGTTGTCCTCTTTGTTGACTTCTGTGTtctctttgtttttctttctatcttctAACATTATACTCCCCCTTTCACATATATATTGTTGTCATGGAAGAGATCAATTTACTCAGAAGATAAATCTATTAACACTTCTGGATATCTGGGTGGCACTTAAAAAACTTATTCATGTACAGTTCTTGATTACATAATTTCCACTATTTTGAGTAACTTGACAGTTTGCTGACTTTTATTGTTCCTAGAGGCTCTAGTAAGTATGCCTGTGTATGAGCTGACAGATCCTGTGCAACAAAACGCATGTTTGGCCTCAACTCTGGGGCGGTCCTTATGCATGACAATGCAGTAGTTACTACAAAAACCACTTCCTCTGCCATTATTCCAGCTGGAGGTGAAAGCCGCTGATCAATCAAGTCCTTCAGAAATAGTTCTGGATTACCATCCAATGCTGCTTTTTCTGATAGTGAAGATATGAGCTCCCCTGGATGTCTTCCCATCATAACCTCCAACGCCACCACTCCGAAGCTGTATACATCTGATTTCTCCGTGACCTTCATGGTAAGTGCTAGTTCTGAACAAGGAAATGActtgtgataaaaaaaatatattggtGCAGGTTTATAATGGATCGAATTCTGAAGTGAGGAGAAGTCTTACCTGGTGCCATGTAACCATAAGAGCCAGCTGCTGTCGTCCAATTTGATGAGTCCGAGGCCAGTAATTTTGCTGTACCAAAATCCGAGAGTTTTGCCTCCAAGTCGAACTCCAGTAAAATGTTGCTGCTTGTTACATCACGGTGTACAATGGGAGGGGAGCAATCATAATGCAAGTAAGCAAGTGCATGTGCCACTCCTTGAACAATCTTCACCCTCGTTGCCCAGCTTAGTTCCGTGATTTTCTCATCATTACACAGAACATTCCTCAAGCTACCTCTCTCGACATACTCATAAACCAAGTACATCGAACCTTCCTTGGAGCAATACCCATAGAGCTTGATTATGTTCCTGTGTCGCACTTCTGTCAGTGTTCGAATTTCATTCTCAAAAGCATTGCGATTTATCGGTGGGGTATCACTTGGATCTGATATGTTGAGCCTTTTGACTGCTACAACCTGTCCAGCATCCAATTCAGCTCTGTAGACGCTTCCAAATCCTCCTCTTCCAATGCAGTATTTTTCGTCAAAATCTTCAGTTGCCCTCACAAGTTCTCCAAATGTCAGTTTCCCATCTCTCTCCCAAATGAGTGACTCAGAATATTCGTATGTGGCACTGCCCTTGCTTTCTTGGTCATCTTTCTTGGCCTTCCTCCGAAGGATGAGACATACAGCAATGGTAGTTGCCAAAACGACTACGCTAACAACTGAACCAATGATAGCAGCAAGAATCTTTGTCCTATTTCGAGTTGGTGAGGTTTCATCACAAGATGTTAAGCCTTGTGCAGCTCCACACAAACCAGTGTTTCCTCCGAATGCTCCTGCAGGTGCTTCCCTAAAAGCACCACCAGTGGGAATTGGACCAGACAAATTGTTGTAGGAGAAATCAAACGTTATCAGACTGACCATTCCAGACAATTCTGCTGGAATTCTCCCTGAAAGATTGTTGTGAGACACGTTGAGAATTTCCAAAGAGGTAAGCTTTCCCAAGGAAGAAGGTATCGTCCCTGAAACTGCATTATTACTGATATCCAGCAGTACTTGTAAGCTCGTCAACCCTCCAAGTTGGAATGGGATGCTCCCTGAAATGAAGTTATTTCTCAAGCTCAAGCTCAGCAATCTTTCGCACTTCCCAAGCGCCGCTGGGATGCCTCCTGTGAGTTTATTTCCTGATAAATCAAGACGCAGGAGCCTTGTCAATTGGCCAACAGTTTGTGGGATTTCTCCACTCAAGGCGTTGTTGCTCAGATTCAAAGCTATCAGCTCCCCAAGCATTCCCAGTTCGGCAGGGATTTCACCTGTGATTTGGTTTGAATCCAAGGCAAGAACGCGCAGCTGAGTAAGGTTCCCCATCTCAGCCGGGATCACTCCGGATATTCTGTTGTGGTCTAACTGAATGTTTGTGAGCTGCGGATACAGTCCCCACTTTGGTGTAAGTTGGCCAGTAAATTGGTTTCTGCTGAGAGAGAGGAAATCTAACTGTGAATGGATTCCAAAAGCCTCTGAAATGTCTCCAGATAATTGGTTGCCTTCCAGCCGCACTCTACTTAAGCCTGAGCAGTTCTTCAAGCACTCTGGAAGTGGCCCCGAAAACCTGTTTCCGGTGGCTGTTAACTCTACAATGTTAAAGCCACTGCATAACTCTGAGGGCAGCTCCCCAGAGAAGCTGTTGAATGAAAGGCTAACATTGGACAAAAGGGGACTGTTTTTACCCAGGTCACGCGGGAGGCGGCCTGAGAGGTTGTTTCCGAACAACTTTAGAGTCGTGAGATTGCCTAGGCTCGATATGGATGGAGACAACTCCCCGCTCAATCGGTTGGAGCTGATATCAAGAGTTTCTAGGAACATTAGATCTCCAATGGGGGGAATGGTTCCATCCAGATTGTTTGCGAAAAGGTTTATGATTTGGAGATTTGTGAGTTTTCCAATTGTTGGAGGTATTTCACCTGAAAAGTTATTGGTTGAAAGGTCCAGCCCCAACAAATTTTGTAGGTTTCCTATCTCTGGTGGGATTGAGCCTGAAAAAGAGTTGTTATAGAGAAACAGATACTTGAGGTTTGTGAGCAGGCCTATCTCTGATGGAAGTTCCCCACTGAATTCATTGCCTTGAATTTGCAGTGAGATTAGTTTGGTCCAACTTTTGATGAAACGGCGCAATATTTCACCAGTCAGGCTATTATCAGACAGTCCAATCTCAGTTAAATTGTTCAGATTTGATAAGGTTGGTGGCAAAGGCCCCGAGAATGAATTCTGGGCTAAAGCTAAGTAGGTCAGCTTGTTACACAGGCCGAGCTCCCGGGGAATTGAGGAGTTGAAGCTGTTCATTCGAAGATCTAGAGTTTGGAGATTTGTGACTAGGCATATAGAAGGAGGGATTTCTCCTATAAACGAATTATTGAACAGCTCCAGAGTCTGCAGGCTTGGAATGAGGCTTACTGAATCAAGAATGTTGCCATAGAAGAAGTTGTTGGCGAGGCGAAGACCCTTCAACATGGAGAGGTTAGTGATATTTGGTGAGAGAGGACCTTGGAAAGAATTAGTGCTGAGGTTAAGATATTCAAGTTTGACCAAATTGGTGAATAATGATTCAGGAATTTGGCCTGTGAAGTTGTTTAGAGACAAATCAAGGAAAGTAAGGTTGAGACAGGTGGTTATGAAGTGTGGAAATTCCAAGGTGAGTTCATTGTAGTAAAGATTAAGGTGAGTTAGGTAAGGGAAAGTGAGAATTCTAGACCAATCAGAATTTTTAAAGTAATTGGAGCCCAAATCCAAGTAGCTAACCTTCCTCAGATTGCCAATCTGAAATGGGATTTCTCCAACCATATAGTTGTTGGAGAAGCTCAGGTATCGAAGCTCTGTCAAGCGGCCGATCTCTGGTGGAATGGCGCCGTCAAACAGATTGCTGGAGAGGTCCAAGAGAGTGAGCCTTGAGAGGCTGCCAATAGCAGCTGGTATGGAGCCGTTGAGAGCATTCCCATTGAGGTTGAAAGTGGAGAGATTCAGCAATGCAGTGAAATTGAACAGGTCCAATGT is a window of Salvia splendens isolate huo1 chromosome 3, SspV2, whole genome shotgun sequence DNA encoding:
- the LOC121794401 gene encoding cellulose synthase A catalytic subunit 7 [UDP-forming]-like; amino-acid sequence: MPTPHQEAAMAGLYTGSHGRHEDDGVVQTHANATLKSKTCNICGDEIDLKENGEMFVACHVCGFPVCQPCYDYERAEGQQSCPQCHTRYKRHKGCRRVEGDEDDAEDDFEDDFQLMNPTHQPSEHNVNGDYSHHESHINGGAIPSVAGSVTGKDFDGEKEAYTPEEWKERVEKWKTRQEKRGLVTKPEDGGNDQDDDDYFRVAEARQPLWRKVPIPSRLISPYRIVIVIRLVILCFFFHFRILTPAYDAFPLWLISVICEIWFGVSWILDQFPKWLPITRETYLDRLALRFEREGEPSKLLPVDFFVSSVDPLKEPPIITANTVLSILSVDYPVEKVSCYVSDDGASMLLFDALAETAEFARRWVPFCKKYSIEPRAPEFYFSEKIDYLKDKVQPTFVKDRRAMKREYEEFKVRINALVSKAQKKPEEGWVMQDGTPWPGNNTRDHPGMIQVYLGAEGALDIEGKELPRLVYVSREKRPGYQHHKKAGAMNALIRVSAVLTNAPFMLNLDCDHYVNNSKAVREAMCFLMDPQVGKKLCYVQFPQRFDGIDRHDRYANRNVVFFDINMKGLDGIQGPVYVGTGCVFNRQALYGYDPPASEKRAKMTCDCWPKWCCCCCGGSRKPKSKKKGLKALLGLGGLYSKKKKMMGKQYTRKASGPAFDLEEIEEGFEGYDDLEKSSLMSQKNFEKRFGMSPVFIASTLMEEGGRPEGSSPTALIKEAIHVISCGYEEKTEWGKELGWIYGSITEDILTGFKMHCRGWRSVYCTPKRAAFKGSAPINLSDRLHQVLRWALGSVEIFLSRHCPLWYGYGGKLKWLERLAYINTIVYPFTSIALVAYCTLPAVCLLTGKFIVPTLNNLASIWFIALFMSIIATGVLELRWSGVSIEDWWRNEQFWVIGGVSAHLFAVFQGLLKVLAGVDTNFTVTSKTADDSEFGELYLFKWTTLLIPPTTLIIINIVGVVAGISGAINNGYGSWGPLFGKLFFAFWVIVHLYPFLKGLMGRQNRTPTIVVLWSILLASIFSLVWVRIDPFLPKQTGPILKQCGVDC
- the LOC121794400 gene encoding probable leucine-rich repeat receptor-like protein kinase At1g35710 isoform X2, which produces MKTAYLFLTYLSLLTLCLSPSRAATAEAEALMRWKSSLSSSASLESWSLNNITNHCRWIGIRCNNGGSVSGIDLPGLDLAGTLDLFNFTALLNLSTFNLNGNALNGSIPAAIGSLSRLTLLDLSSNLFDGAIPPEIGRLTELRYLSFSNNYMVGEIPFQIGNLRKVSYLDLGSNYFKNSDWSRILTFPYLTHLNLYYNELTLEFPHFITTCLNLTFLDLSLNNFTGQIPESLFTNLVKLEYLNLSTNSFQGPLSPNITNLSMLKGLRLANNFFYGNILDSVSLIPSLQTLELFNNSFIGEIPPSICLVTNLQTLDLRMNSFNSSIPRELGLCNKLTYLALAQNSFSGPLPPTLSNLNNLTEIGLSDNSLTGEILRRFIKSWTKLISLQIQGNEFSGELPSEIGLLTNLKYLFLYNNSFSGSIPPEIGNLQNLLGLDLSTNNFSGEIPPTIGKLTNLQIINLFANNLDGTIPPIGDLMFLETLDISSNRLSGELSPSISSLGNLTTLKLFGNNLSGRLPRDLGKNSPLLSNVSLSFNSFSGELPSELCSGFNIVELTATGNRFSGPLPECLKNCSGLSRVRLEGNQLSGDISEAFGIHSQLDFLSLSRNQFTGQLTPKWGLYPQLTNIQLDHNRISGVIPAEMGNLTQLRVLALDSNQITGEIPAELGMLGELIALNLSNNALSGEIPQTVGQLTRLLRLDLSGNKLTGGIPAALGKCERLLSLSLRNNFISGSIPFQLGGLTSLQVLLDISNNAVSGTIPSSLGKLTSLEILNVSHNNLSGRIPAELSGMVSLITFDFSYNNLSGPIPTGGAFREAPAGAFGGNTGLCGAAQGLTSCDETSPTRNRTKILAAIIGSVVSVVVLATTIAVCLILRRKAKKDDQESKGSATYEYSESLIWERDGKLTFGELVRATEDFDEKYCIGRGGFGSVYRAELDAGQVVAVKRLNISDPSDTPPINRNAFENEIRTLTEVRHRNIIKLYGYCSKEGSMYLVYEYVERGSLRNVLCNDEKITELSWATRVKIVQGVAHALAYLHYDCSPPIVHRDVTSSNILLEFDLEAKLSDFGTAKLLASDSSNWTTAAGSYGYMAPVISLFRTSTYHEGHGEIRCIQLRSGGVGGYDGKTSRGAHIFTIRKSSIGW
- the LOC121794400 gene encoding probable leucine-rich repeat receptor-like protein kinase At1g35710 isoform X1; this encodes MKTAYLFLTYLSLLTLCLSPSRAATAEAEALMRWKSSLSSSASLESWSLNNITNHCRWIGIRCNNGGSVSGIDLPGLDLAGTLDLFNFTALLNLSTFNLNGNALNGSIPAAIGSLSRLTLLDLSSNLFDGAIPPEIGRLTELRYLSFSNNYMVGEIPFQIGNLRKVSYLDLGSNYFKNSDWSRILTFPYLTHLNLYYNELTLEFPHFITTCLNLTFLDLSLNNFTGQIPESLFTNLVKLEYLNLSTNSFQGPLSPNITNLSMLKGLRLANNFFYGNILDSVSLIPSLQTLELFNNSFIGEIPPSICLVTNLQTLDLRMNSFNSSIPRELGLCNKLTYLALAQNSFSGPLPPTLSNLNNLTEIGLSDNSLTGEILRRFIKSWTKLISLQIQGNEFSGELPSEIGLLTNLKYLFLYNNSFSGSIPPEIGNLQNLLGLDLSTNNFSGEIPPTIGKLTNLQIINLFANNLDGTIPPIGDLMFLETLDISSNRLSGELSPSISSLGNLTTLKLFGNNLSGRLPRDLGKNSPLLSNVSLSFNSFSGELPSELCSGFNIVELTATGNRFSGPLPECLKNCSGLSRVRLEGNQLSGDISEAFGIHSQLDFLSLSRNQFTGQLTPKWGLYPQLTNIQLDHNRISGVIPAEMGNLTQLRVLALDSNQITGEIPAELGMLGELIALNLSNNALSGEIPQTVGQLTRLLRLDLSGNKLTGGIPAALGKCERLLSLSLRNNFISGSIPFQLGGLTSLQVLLDISNNAVSGTIPSSLGKLTSLEILNVSHNNLSGRIPAELSGMVSLITFDFSYNNLSGPIPTGGAFREAPAGAFGGNTGLCGAAQGLTSCDETSPTRNRTKILAAIIGSVVSVVVLATTIAVCLILRRKAKKDDQESKGSATYEYSESLIWERDGKLTFGELVRATEDFDEKYCIGRGGFGSVYRAELDAGQVVAVKRLNISDPSDTPPINRNAFENEIRTLTEVRHRNIIKLYGYCSKEGSMYLVYEYVERGSLRNVLCNDEKITELSWATRVKIVQGVAHALAYLHYDCSPPIVHRDVTSSNILLEFDLEAKLSDFGTAKLLASDSSNWTTAAGSYGYMAPELALTMKVTEKSDVYSFGVVALEVMMGRHPGELISSLSEKAALDGNPELFLKDLIDQRLSPPAGIMAEEVVFVVTTALSCIRTAPELRPNMRFVAQDLSAHTQAYLLEPLGTIKVSKLSSYSK